Genomic segment of Myxococcus stipitatus:
TTCGAAGTCACGGGGCCCTTCCGCTGAACGGGCGCGGGAGGGCGCGCCTTGACGGGGGAGAGGGGCTCAAGCACAACGAGGTGCATGTCCACCGCACCGCTTCCCCGCTTCACGCCTCGCCGTGCCCTGGGACGCACCGGCTTCATCGCCACGCCGGTGGGGATTGGAGACATCGCGGACCGCGCGGTGCCTCGGGCCTCGCTGGTCGCCACGCTGCGCCGCGCGCTGGACGCGGGGCTCAATGTCATCGACACCGCGCCTGCCTATGAAGAGGGCTTGAGCGAGGAGGTGGTGGGCGAGGCGCTGCGCGGCCGGCGCGAGGGGGTCTTCCTCATCGACAAGGTGGATGAGCTCGACGCGCCGGTGGCGCCGCAGGTGGAGGCGAGCCTGCGCCGGCTGGGGCACGACACGGTGGACCTGTTCGCCTTCCATGGCGTGTCGGAGCTGTCCACGTGGGACGCGCTGGCCGCGCCGGGAGGAGGACTGGAGCAGCTGGGCGCCTGCGTGCGCGCGGGGCAGGCGCGCTTCCGAGGCATCTCCAGCCATCACCCGGAGGTGCTGCTCGCCGCGGTGAGCTCCGGGTGGTGCGACGTGGTGATGTTCCCGCTGGGGCCCTTCGTGGACATGCGCTACGTGAGGGACGTGCTGCCGCTGGCGCGCTCGCGCGGCGTGGGCGTGGTGTCCTTCAAGACGTTCGGCGCGGGCAAGCTCCTGGGCGACACGGAGGGCTATGGTCGGCCGCTGGAGACGCGGCCTCCGGGGGCCGCCCCGCTGCCGCGCCTGGGCGTGGAGGAGTGCGTGCGCTACACGCTGACGCTGGACCCGGATGTCATGCTGATGGGGATGAGCCACCCCGACGAGCAGGACGCGGCGCTGCACGCGGCCCATGCGTGGCGTCCGCTGGCGTCGGAGGAGCTGGCCCAGGTGCGCGAGCGCGCGCGGGCCGCCATCCAGGGAAAGGGCAAGGTGTGGTGGGACCCTCCGGAGGTGTCCCCCGCGGGTGGAGGTCGTCGCGGTCCCACGTCCTGAGTCATTTCGTACAAACATGCGTCGCGGTGCTCGCGCGAAGCACTCAACGTCTGGCGGGTCTGGCATTGGACAGTCACCCTGTCCATCGAGGGGGGCGGCATTGTTGTGGCGTCCCGGACGTCCTTTGCTCAGGTCCCCATGATGCGCGGCGCATTTCTCCCTTCATGGGTCGCATCCATGTCCGCCGAGCCACCGTCTCTCGTTGAAACATCTCACGGTATGAACGGGCCTCGCCCTCGCGCGGATGATGGGTCCGCCGAGGCCGCGCGCCTGATGTTCTTGTCTCGCGCGGGGGAGTTGATGGGTGCGTCGCTGGAGTGGCGCACGGTGTTGCAGCGGTTGGCGGAGCTGGCCGTGCCCGTGCTGGCGGACTGGTGCGCGGTGGACATCCTCTCCGACGTGGGGAGTGTCGAGCGCGTGGCCGCCGCGCACCGGGAGCCGGAGAAGGTGTCCCTGGTGCATGAGCTGTCACGTGTGTCGCCGGTGGACTGGAGCGCGTCCGGAGGTATCGCCGAGGCGCTGCGCACCGGACGCCCGGTGCCCATGCCCCCGGAGCGCGAGGGCGCGCCGTCGGACGTGATTCAGCGGCTCGGGTTCCAGTCGGGCTTCGTGTTCCCGTTGCTCGCGCGAGGCCGCGTGCTGGGGGCCCTGTCGCTGATGCGAGGCGAGGCCGGGGCGTGCTTCGGCGACACGGACCTGGAGGTGGCGCTGGAGCTGGCCCGCCGCGCCAGCCTGTCCATGGACAACGCGCTCCTCTACGAGGAGGCGCGCACCGCGCAGGCGTATTCGGAGCGGCTGCAGAACGTGACGGCGGCCCTGTGCCGCGCCGCCACCGCGGAGGAGGTGGCGCGGGTGGTGGTGCATGACGGGTTGCAGGCGATGGGCGCGGCGCGCGGCTCGGTCGCGGAGCTGTCCTCGGATGGCTGTCTGCACCTGCTGTCGTGCTTCGGCTACCTGAGCGAGTGGATGAACGCCTTCGAGGGGCGCAACATCCAGGGCGTCCCGGTGCTGGTGCGCACGGCGGAGCGGCGCGAGGCGCACTGGTTCCAGCGGCTGGAGGACCTGTTGCCCATGGCGGGCATCGCGGTGAACGACCTCCTGCTGATGGGCGAGGGCGCGCGCGCGGTCCTTCCCCTGGTGACGGACCAGGGCGTGCTGGGCTTCGTGGGGCTCGCCTGGAGCGCGCCTCGGGTCTTCACGCCGCAGGAGAAGGCCTTCCTGGAGGCGCTGGCGCAGCAGTGCTCCCAGGCGTTGGAGCGCGCGGCGCTGTACGGGACGCTGCGCGAGCGCGGCGAGCGGCTGCACCACGCGCTCCAGATGGGAAAGGAAGCCGAGGAGCGGCTGTTCTTCCTGCTCGAGGCGAGCCGCGCGCTGGCGGAGCACCTGGACGACGTGGAGTGGACGCTGGAGCACGTGGCGCGGGTGGCCGCGAGCAGCGTCGCGTCCAGCTGCCTGGTGGAGCTGGTGGGGCCGGATGGCTCGCTGCGGTGCGTGGCGTCCGCGCACCAGGAGCCCTCGCGCGATGCGTCCGTGCTCCAGGCGCTGGGAGGCGAGGGCGCGCTGTCGCTGTCCCGCGAGTGCTTCCTCACGGGCGAGCCGCGCTTCGTGCCGGACGTGGACGCGGCGCTGTGCGAGCGGATGGCCGCGAGCGATGGACACCGCTCGCTGCTGGAGGCGCTGCGGCCCGCGTCGCTGCTGGCGGTGCCGGTGCGCACGCGCGGGCGGACATTGGGCGTCATCACGCTGGGCACCTCCTTGCCGCAGCGTCCGCTGGCCATGTCGGACGTGGCGATGATGGAGGAGCTGGCGCGGCGCGTGGCGGTGGCGCTGGAGAACGCGTCGCTGTATCGCGACGCGCAGGCGGCGGTGCGGCTGCGCGACGAGTTCCTGTCCGTGGCGAGCCATGAATTGAAGACACCGCTGACCAGTCTCAAGCTGCAACACGGCCTCATCGACCGCGCGCTGGGGCCGGAGTCTCGCGCGCGAGTCGTCCCCCGCTTGTCGACGGCGATGCGACAGGTGCAGCGGCTGGCCTCGCTGGTGGACCACCTCCTGGATGTGAGCCGTGTCTCACTGGGGCGGCTGACCCTGGAGCCCACGGAGGTGGACCTGGGGCAGGCGGTGCGCGACGCGGTGGAGCGGATGGAGGAGGTCTTCACCGTGGCCGGGTGCGTGGTGCGCGTGGACATCCCGGAGCCCCTGCTGGGCCGCTGGGACGCGCTGCGGTTGGACCAGGTGCTGGTCAACCTCCTCACCAACGCGGCCAAGTACGGCGCGGGGCGCCCGGTGCAGATCTCCGCGACGGAGATCGACCCGGAGCTGGTCCAGCTGTCCGTGCGCGACGAGGGCATCGGCATCGCCGCCACGGACCTGCCGCGTCTGTTCGGCCGCTTCGAGCGCGCGGTGTCGGAGCGCCACTACGGTGGACTGGGCCTGGGGCTCTACATCAGCCGTCAGATCGTCGAGGCCATGGGTGGCCGCATCGATGTGCAGAGCCGCGAAGGTGAGGGCTCTGTCTTCACCGTGCACCTGCCACGCGCGCCCACGTGAGGAATGTTTTCATCACGCTGTCGCATCCTGGCTCACGCTGACTCACTCCGTTGAGAGGGGTCCACGCATCGTGAATCCGGTGGCCGAGATTCGGGGGCACGGGTCTTCCTCACGAGGTGGTATGCCTCGCGTGGCGCTCGACGCCCGTCGGACATCTGGACCTGGAGAACGTGCATGCGAAGTCGTGGCGACATGATGAAGTCTTCTCTCTTGGTGGCCCTGTGTGTGTTGCTCGCGAGCGGCTGCGGTGGTGCTCCGACGGCGGACGGTGAGCACGGTGGAGATCCGCAGGCGGGTGGTCTCGAGGGCTCGCCCGGCGTCGAGGGAAGCGAAGAGCCGACGAGCGGCGAGGGCCAGGGCCAGGGTCAGGGCCGCGACAAGGTCACCATCTGCCACATTCCCCCGGGCAATCCCGCCAACGCGCACACCATCACCGTGGGCGCCCCGGCCGTGAAGGCCCACCTCAAGCATGGCGACACGCTGGGCGCGTGTGGCTCCTCGCAGGATGGCGGCAGCGCGCCGGACGCGGGCACGGAGCCGGATGCCGGTGGCGAGCCGGATGCCGGTGGTGAGCCCGACGCGGGCACCCCGCCGGATGCGGGCACCAGCCAGGACGCGGGCAGCCCGACGGACGCCGGCGTGTGCCTGCCCATCGACGCCGACTGCGGCCCGTCCTCGGTGTGCTGCCAGGGCCTGAGCTGCTCCGCCGCGGGCATCTGCGAGCCCATCATCGGCTGAGCCCCCGGGGGTCCCCAGCCCCCTGCTGTTTCAGAGGCCGTCCCGCTCATCTGGCCGAGCGGGGCGGCCTCTTTGCGTTGCCGCGGAACGCGCCCGCGTCGGAGGGCCGCTCAAGAAACCCCACCTCGCGCGTCTTGTCTCCAGGCCACGCAGGCACGGGGATTGCCTGGAACGTCTCAAGGAAAACAAGAGAACGCAAAACAGAGAAGTGGAATCCCCGTAAGTGCGCCGTGAAATGCGAGGCAGGCGGTAAAGTTTTCAACCGAATGGCTGTAGTTTCTATCGTGAGAGAGGGGGAGACTTTCAGCCACGTGGGAGATGTCTTCCCACAACGGTACGGAACCTGAGGTTCTACGCCACCTTCCCCGCGTCACCCCGGTGCCAGCATGGCTGAATGCAGGTGGCACACGGCTCGCAAAGCAACGACGTCGTCCCGCAGTCCCCGTCCAGTCGCCCCCGCTCATTTCCCGTGTACGTCCAGAACGTCACCTGCTCCTGCATCCCCCCGCACTCCGACCCGAATGAGTGCCCGACCTGGGTGCGTCCTCATCATCGGAACACGCCCGCCGAGGCGAGCACGATGCTGTACGCGGGGACGCCTCCGCCGATGATGTTGCTGGAGCCCACGCCCGTTCCTTCTCCGCTGGGGACGTCGCTGGTGGGCAAGCAGCTGGGGCACTTCAAGCTGCTGAAGGAGCTGGGGCGCGGTGGCATGGGCACGGTGATGCTGGCCGAGCACGCGCTCATCCAGAAGCGCGTCGCCATCAAGATTCTGCACTCGCACCTGGCGCAGGACCCGGACCTCGTCGCGCGCTTCCTCTCGGAGGCCCGGACGCTGACGGTGGTGCAGCACGAGAACGTCGTCGCGCTCTACGACCTGGACACGCGCGACGGGTGTCCCTACCTGGTGATGGAGTACCTGGAGGGGCAGAGCCTGGCCACCTTCGCCAAGGGGCCGCTGGCGCCGGCGCTGGTGGTGGACCTGCTCTCGCAGGTGTGTGACGCGCTGGGCGCCGCGCACGCGCACGGCATCGTCCACCGCGACCTGAAGCCGGCCAACGTCTTCCTGGTGCCCGGCCCCCAGGGCCGTCATCGCGTGAAGCTGCTGGACTTCGGCATCGCCAAGCTCCTGTCGCGGCCCGCGGGGCTGCACACCACGGAAGTGGGCGTGCTGTTGGGGACGCCGGAGTTCATGGCGCCCGAGCAGTGCGGCGAGGACGTGGTGGATGCGCGCACGGACCTCTACGCGGTGGGCGTGCTGGGCTACTTCCTGCTCACCGGCCGCGTGCCCTTCACGGGGCGCTCCGCGGCGGAGGTGCTCATCGGTCACCTCCAGAAGTCGGTGGTGCCGCCGCACGAGGTGCAGCCAGGGGTGCCCGCGGCGCTGTCCCGCGTGCTCCTGCGCGCGCTCGCCAAGCGCCCCGCGGACCGCTTCGCCCAGGCGTCGGACCTGCGCGCGGCGCTGGCCACCGCGCTGGAGCCGGAGCCGGAACCCGTGGCCTCGCCGCCGCCGGGCTTCACGGCGCGCGTCCGGGTGGCGGGCGCGCCGCACTCGCACGAGCTGCGCTGTGAGTGGGTGGGCCGCGCGGGGCTCTTCCTCCACACGGACACGCTGCCGCCGCCGCTGCTCTCCGACGTGGGCCTCCTCTTGAAGCTGCCGGGCGGGGAGCTGGCCTGCACCGGGCAGGTGGTGCGCCACGTGACGGAGGAGCAGGCGAAGGCGTGGCGCATGTCCCCGGGCTTCGGCGTGCAGCTGCGCGACACCTCGCCGGCCTTCCATGACGCGCTGGCGCGGCTGAAGTCGGGCGCGCGGCTGGAGCCGCCCACGCCGCCGCCGTCCTCCCTGCGCGAGGACTCGGTGGCGGAGCGCGTGCTGCTGGGCTTCCGGGCCCGGCTCGCGGGAGACCACTACGCCGTGCTGGAGGTGCCCCGGGACGCGACGGCGGAGACGCTGCGCGCGGGCGGGCACCGGGCTCGCGCGGCGCTGGAGCCGCTCAAGTCGCGCAGCCTCTCCCAGAGTCAGCGCGCCCTGCTGGAGCGGGCGGAGGAGCGGGTGACCTCCGCGCTGCACGTGCTGGGGCAGGTGGAGCGGCGCGCGGAGTACGACGCGGGCCTGGGCAACGTGGAGGGGGTGGAGCGCTGCCTCGCCGCGGGGCTCACCGTCACCGCGCTGGAGAACTGCCGCCGCCGCTTCCTCGCGGAGAACCCCGGGCGGGATGGCCGCGCGGTGGTGCAGCGGCTGTCGGGGGATGCGCTCGCCTCGGTGGGACGGCTCGAGGAGGCGCTCGCCGCCTACGAGCAGGCGGTGCGGATGGACCCGCTGGATTTGGAGGGGCTCAAGCGCTGGCGCTCGCTCCGGGTTCGCATCCGCAACACGCTCACCCCCCGCTAGTCGGGGGCGGGCGGCCAGGCTTTGGCGCGACGGACGGTCGTTCCTTGCGTCCCAGGGGTGGCTCCTCGTTAATCCACCCGGACCCCATGGCTTCCGACTCCGACGACTCGCTTCCGCCTTCAGGCCGCTTCACGCGATTCCGCAAGCTGGCCGGCCTCTCCATGCAGGTGGGCACGGACGTGCTCAAGAGCGGGGCGAAGCGCCTGACGGGCGGCTCGTCGGAGATGCTCAGCAAGGGGGCCGCGGAGAAGCTGGTCTCCACCCTGGGCGAGCTCAAGGGCGCGGCGATGAAGCTGGGGCAGGTCCTCTCCATGGACCCGGACCTGGTCACCCCCGAGGTGCGGCAGGTGCTGGCGCGGCTGCAGAACCAGGCGCCCTCCATGTCCTATGAGCGCGTGGCCAGCGTGGTGCGCCAGGAGCTGGGCGCGCCCCCGGAGGAGGTCTTCCGCGAGTTCAGCCGCCAGCCCATGGCCGCCGCGTCGCTGGGCCAGGTCCACTCCGCCGTGCTCCACGACGGCGGCGGCGCGGCGGTGAAGGTGCAGTACCCCGGCATCGCCGAGTCCCTCTCGCACGACATGGAGAACCTGGGCCTCGTCGTGAAGACGGTGTCCAAGGCCTCGCGGCTGATGGATGGCTCGGCGTACTTCCAGGAGTTCCGGGACGAGCTGCTGCTGGAGCTGGACTACCGCCGCGAGGCGGCGCTGGCGGAGGAGTTCTCGCGCGCGGTGAGCCCGCTGGAGGACCTGTGCGTGCCGGCCATCCGCTCCCAGTGGAGCACCGGGCGCGTGCTGACGATGGAGCTCCTGCCGGGCCTGCCGCTCAAGGACTGGGTGACGACGCAGCCGTCCAATGAGGAGCGCTTCCGCGTGGCGCGCCAGCTCATCCGCGCGACGTACGGGCCCTTCTTCGGCGCGGAGCGGATTCACGCGGACCCGCACCCGGGCAACTTCATGGTGATGCCGGACGGGCGGCTGGGGGTGCTCGACTTCGGCTCCATCAAGCGCTTCAGCCCGCGCTTCGTGGAGGCCAACCGGCGCATGCTCCTGCAGGCCCTGCGGATGGAGTCCATGGACGTGCTGGGGCTGAGCCTGGAGGCGGGCTTCACCGTGGAGCTGCCGGGCGCGGAGGCCGCGGAGCTCATCCGCGAGGTGCTCCACATCGCCGGCAGGCCCATGCGCCAGTCGCCGTACGACTACGCCACCTGCGAAATCCCCCGGGACATGCGCAACCACTTCAGCCGCAACGCGGCGCGCTTCCTCAAGGTGAAGCCTCCGCCAGAGGCGGTGATGTTCTTCCGCGCGACGGGCGGCCTGGCGCAGAACCTGCGACTCATCGGCGCCCGTGGAGACTTCCGGGGCGTCTACCTGGAGATGGCGGAGCGCTTCGGCTGAGCGCTCACGGCGCGGAGGAGGCGAGGGTGCCCCGCGCCTTCGCGTGGATGGCGTGGAGCTTCTTGGCCAGGTCCTCGCCCTGGGTGCTCTTGGTGATGTAGCCGTCCGCGCCGGACTCCTTCGCCAGCCGGCGCAGCGTGGACTCGTCCGAGGCGGAGAAGAGCACGAAGAGCGTGCCAGGGGGCGCCTGGTTGCGAGCCAGCGTCAGCACCTTGTCCCCGGTGAGCGCGGGGATGTTCACGTCCAGCAGCACCAGGTCCGGGAGCGTCGAACGCACGAGGTTCGACACGCCCAACGAGGAGCGGTGCGTCCGCACATCGAAGCCGTACGTCGACAACGAGCGCTCGGCCAGGGTCAGCTGCTCCTGGTCGTCGTCCACCACCAGCACGCGGATCTTCATCTCCGACATGACTCCTCCCCCAAAGGGAGCGCGGACTGAGTGCCGCGGCCCACCGGAAGTCGCCACCGGGCCGGGTGGCCTACGAATTATCACCTAGGCACAGGCTTGCTGTCGCCACCTGTTGTCAGGGCAGGGCCCGGGCCTGGCGTGAGGCATTGGCCCATAGCGGGCCGTCAGGGTGCTTGTCCACCCGCCCCATCCCCTGGGGACGGCGTGGGTTCTCAACTTGAACGGTACTCGGTCGAAGGGACCCGGGGGGACAGCTTCCCGGGCAGCAGGGGGAAGGTGAGGGTGAAGATGGCGCCCCCTTCGGGGCGGTTGGCGGCGACCAGTGTGCCGCGCGCGCGGCTCACCACGTCGTGGGCCATGGACAGGCCCAGGCCCGTGCCGTGGCGCCCCTTGGTGGTGAAGAAGGGCTGGAAGATGGAGTGGAGGTTCTCCTCGGGGATGCCCGTGCCCTCGTCCTCCACGGTGATGACGGCCTGGCCCGACAGGCGCCGGCCCTTCACGCGCACGGTGCCGCCGTGGGGCATGGCGTCGCGCGCGTTGCGCAGCAGGTTGAGGAAGACGCAGCGCAGGTCCGCCGACGAGCTCTCCACCAGCGGCAGCCGAGGCACGTCCACCTCCAGGCGCAAGCTGAGCCCCTCCTTCGCCGCGCGGCTCTCCAGCTCCCCCCGTGCAATCTCCACCGCGTCGTTCACCACCTCCGCCAGCTGCACCGGCTCCATGGGGGACTCCGGCTGCTGCCGCGCGTAGTCCCGGAGGCGCGACAGCCGCGTGCTCGCGTCCGCGACGATGCGCAGCAGCGTGTCCACGTGCGCGGGAGGCTCCGGCATCCGGGCCTTGGCGCTGTTCATCTGGAGCAGCTCCAGGCGCAGCTTCATCGCGACCAGGAGGCTGCTCAGGTCATGTGCGATTCCAGACGCCTGCTCACTCAAGGTGCGCAGGTGCTCGCGCTCCGCCAGCGCGCGGCGCTCCTTCGCGAGGGACTCCTCCGTGAGGGACTCCTCCGTGATGTCCCGCGCGAGCACCAGCACCACCGGCGGGGTGAGTCCCGGGCTCACCCGCCGCACCCGCATCTCCAGGCGCTGGTGGCCTCCCGCATAGGTGTAGCGGGCGGTGTGCTCGCCGTCGTCGTCCAGGTGCTCCAGCGCGCGCGCCTCGGCGGCCGCGGCGCTGCGCAGGGTGAGCAGCTCCGGGCCGGACTCGTGGCCAGTGTCCGCCAGGTGACGCCAGGGCCCCCGTGCCAGCGTCAGGGATTGCCAGCGATGGTTGACCAGCAACACCTCGTCACCGCGCAGCACCGCGAGCGCGCCCGCCAGCCCCTCCAGTGCCCAGGTATGGCGGGCGGGCTCGCGGGGTTCATGCAGGAAGTCCGGCCCATGTGTCTTCCTCACCTTCTCGAGGATGGCCTTGAGCTCATTCTCAGACGAAGAATCGGGTGACATGACTTGAGCAGTAACCCAGGCCGCGAGACGCGGCAAGCGCGGGGCCCTCGGGAGAGGACAGGGAGCCCGCAAAGGTGTTGTGTTGTGTGGACCGCGTGTCCTTTCCCCGCGGCACGGAGTCTGGATGTCTGAGCTACGCACGGCGGCCCGGCATGGATTCATCCCAGCTTTGAACATTCCCTGAATACGGTTTGAACATCGCCTGATGAACACGTGAGAGCCGGTGCCGCTCGTCACGGTGAATCGCTAGGGCTTTGATTGCATCTGGAGTGATGATGACGACAGACATTTCCAATGAGCGAATCCGAGTGGCCCTCCTGGAGGACCAGCAGGTCTTCAGGGAGAGTCTGGTGTTGGTCCTGGAGAACGCGGGGATGGATGTGGTGGCGCGCTGCTCGCAGACGCCTCCCTTCCTGGCGCGGGTGCGGGAGCACATGCCACACGTCGCCGTGCTGGACTTGAGGCTGGTGCCTCCGGACCAGGATGGGACGGAGACGGGGCTGACGGTGCTGCAGTGCCTGCACGACTTCTACCCGTCGGTGAAGGCCCTGGTGTTGTCGAGTCATCACGAGCAGGACGTGGTGGAGCAATGTCTCCACGCGGGCGCGGCGGGCTACCTGTGGAAACACAACGTGGGCTGCGCGGACGTCGTGGAGGCCGTCACCCGGGTGGCGCGGGGCGAGCGGCTGATGCCCACCGGACTGTCCTGGGGGCCGTCCGTGCCGGGGTTCCTGCCGCAGGAGGAGGTTCCCCTGGGCGGCGTGGAGCTGGGGCTGCTCACGCCTCGCGAGCGCGAGGTGCTGGGGTACGTGGCGGCGGGCGCGGACAACCTCAAGATCGCCGCGTGCCTGAGCATCACCGAGCGCACGGTGAAGGCGCACATCACCAGCATCTACAAGAAGCTGGGCTCGGAGAACCGCACGCAGCTGGCTGTCCTGGCGTGCCAGCTGGGCGTTCACCGCCCGGCAGGCGTGTGAGACTCCAGGGTCGGCACTTGCAGGCAATGGGAAGGAATTGGCGGGCGTGGCAGGGTGTGAAAGCCCGTGGCGCTCCTCCCCTCCCCCCGCGCCAGGGGCGTGACGTGACAGAACTCCGGCGGGCCAGGGCAGTGACACGCAGCGCCTGCCCTGGCCCGTTGCTGTTCGTGAGCGGCGTCAGGGCTTGACGGCCGTCACCAGCTCGAAGGGCCCACCGCCGAGGACGCGCGTCTGCTCGAAGCCCGCCTCGTCGAGCATCCGCTGGTAGAGCTCCACCTCGCGCAGCCGGCTGACGCACGAGTCCACGCCGATGAGGAAGTACGTCCAGAAGAACTGCGCGGCCAGCCGCTCCTGCGTCCGGAACTCCTCGCAGATGATGACGCGCCCGCCCGACGGCAGCGCGGCCCACGCGGACTTGAGCAGGTGCAGCGCCGTCTGCGCGGACCAGTCGTGCAGCACGCGCACGAACATCAGCACGTCATAGCCACCGGGCAGCGGCTCCTGGAGGAAGTCCCCGGGCACGAAGCCCAGCCGGGAGGGCCCCAGGTCGAAGCGCTCCCGCGTGCGCTCCACCAGGGGCTGGGTGGCCGGCAGGTTGTAGACGTCCACGCGCGCGGTGGGGTGCTCTCGCGTCAGGTGCGCCGCGAGGCTGCCATCCCCGCCGCCCACGTCGAGCACGCGCATGCCGTCGCGCCACAGGTGCCGGGCGTGCTGCCGCAGCGACTCCAGGATGGGCGGCAGCCCCACGGCCATGCTGGTCTCGAAGCCCTCCAGCTGCTCGGGCGTGCGCAGGGGCCAGTCGAAGTCGTCCGGGGAGATGGAGTGCTGGCCGCGCAGCACCTCGGGCAGGCGCCCGTGCAGCTTGCGCCAGGCGAACTTCTCCCGGTCTCGCTCCCGAGACTGCGGCCCGACGACGGCCTGGGCCGCCTCGCGCAGGCCCGGCACCGCGCGGTAGCGCGCCGACGCGAGCGCGTCCGTGTCCTGCTCGCGCTTCACCAGCCCCAGGCTCTCCAGGCAGTCCAGCAGCTTGTAGAGCCGGCCTGGCACCAGCGAGTGCTTCGCGGACAGCTCCGCGAGCGTGATGGGGGAGGGGCCCTCCAGCGAGTCGAGCAGCCCCAGCTGGAGCGACGCCTCCACCACGTCCACCGCCTTCGCGCCATTGTATAGCAGGTGCAACAGCGCGCGCGGCGACTGAGTCACGAGTCGCCCCTCGGCGCGGAGGTCAGTCCCGCGTGCATGGGGCAGGCGCCGCCAACGATGGGCGTGGCGTAGGCGCCCATGGCGCCCTCCATGCAACCCTCGCGGCTGGCGCCCGGGGCATGGCCGCCCTCGCGCCGCCAGCTGGCGGTCAGCTCCACGCGCGCGTCCCAGAGGCTGCGGAACAAGGGCAGCGTCATGCGCCCCGCCAGCACCTGCGTGGGCAGGCCGTCCAGCGCCTTCACGGAGCGGTCCACGCCGATGGTGCGCCGCACCAGCTGGAAGTGCGCGTGCAGCCAGCCCTGGAACGCCTCGTCGACATCCAGCAGCTGCTCGCACAGGCGCTTCAAGTCATCCGGCCCGCCCCGGTAGATGCCGAGCACCGTCTGGCCGCGCCGCGCGAGCAGCCGCTCGAACGCCAGCGCCAGGCCCTCCGCCGCCTTGCGGAACATGTTGTAACCCGGTGACTCCTGTCCGGAGCCATTGCCCAGGCTGCGGCGGATGACCTGATAGGTGTCGGGCGTCATCGTCTCCAGCACGCCCAGCTCGGTGGACAGGCCGCGGACGATGCGCACCACGCGCTCCAGCCGCGCGGACGCCGCCCACAGCGCGTCCCGGTCCAGCTCCGCCACGAGCTCGACGGTCTCCCGCGAGGCCAGCTTCAGCCACAGCTCCTGCGCCTGATGCACCACCTGGAACATCAGCTCGTCGTGGGCGACGCGCTCGCCCTCTCCCGACTG
This window contains:
- a CDS encoding LuxR C-terminal-related transcriptional regulator; this translates as MTTDISNERIRVALLEDQQVFRESLVLVLENAGMDVVARCSQTPPFLARVREHMPHVAVLDLRLVPPDQDGTETGLTVLQCLHDFYPSVKALVLSSHHEQDVVEQCLHAGAAGYLWKHNVGCADVVEAVTRVARGERLMPTGLSWGPSVPGFLPQEEVPLGGVELGLLTPREREVLGYVAAGADNLKIAACLSITERTVKAHITSIYKKLGSENRTQLAVLACQLGVHRPAGV
- a CDS encoding methyltransferase — its product is MTQSPRALLHLLYNGAKAVDVVEASLQLGLLDSLEGPSPITLAELSAKHSLVPGRLYKLLDCLESLGLVKREQDTDALASARYRAVPGLREAAQAVVGPQSRERDREKFAWRKLHGRLPEVLRGQHSISPDDFDWPLRTPEQLEGFETSMAVGLPPILESLRQHARHLWRDGMRVLDVGGGDGSLAAHLTREHPTARVDVYNLPATQPLVERTRERFDLGPSRLGFVPGDFLQEPLPGGYDVLMFVRVLHDWSAQTALHLLKSAWAALPSGGRVIICEEFRTQERLAAQFFWTYFLIGVDSCVSRLREVELYQRMLDEAGFEQTRVLGGGPFELVTAVKP
- a CDS encoding tryptophan 2,3-dioxygenase family protein; the protein is MHTSPGYSFAEKLRQELDTPLFNPLLKKWVGRGELDYEVYLKTPQLLSLQSGEGERVAHDELMFQVVHQAQELWLKLASRETVELVAELDRDALWAASARLERVVRIVRGLSTELGVLETMTPDTYQVIRRSLGNGSGQESPGYNMFRKAAEGLALAFERLLARRGQTVLGIYRGGPDDLKRLCEQLLDVDEAFQGWLHAHFQLVRRTIGVDRSVKALDGLPTQVLAGRMTLPLFRSLWDARVELTASWRREGGHAPGASREGCMEGAMGAYATPIVGGACPMHAGLTSAPRGDS